TTCTCCACGTGGATTTGAAACCGGTAACGACGCGTAAAAAGGGTTAAATGTCGTCTAGTGGTTATTGGTTATTACTGATGTTTCCTAAAcgcgcgtgtgtatgtgtgtgtacgtgtttaCCAGCAGTGTGAGAGGAAGTGTAAGTAcgagggagacggagggggtTGGACTGAAAGTTAAGTTACATAACTCAGGGGGAGGAAGGGAGAGGACAAGTGGTGCCTTCACGGAACCACGGAACCACCGGATCTCAGCATTTCACCGGTTCAGCTCACGTGAaagagaaatgtttcattttgttccaCAGGGCTGTGGCAGGGCGTGTAACTCACGTGCTGTCCGCTACAACCGAGTCATAAGTCAAGTGGTGTCAACCTGCAGGAGTCTAAATGCCAGCCGCAAAACCTCAGTGCTGACTTTACCCACTGTGGCTCCTCAGCTCTGTGTGCCCGTTGCAATGTGTAGATCTAGTTTCGGATCTCAAAGTgtctctgcagagcagctctGCACCAATTCctttgtttctgtctcctctgctccaaACAAAGAACTCAGACTTTAGTGTGTCACAGCTGCATATTTTACAGCTTATCAAGAGCTGAAGTTTGTAGAGTTGTTCTTCAATAGCAACGACCTCCAGCTTATGCACGAGGACTAGTCAAAACAACctgtttgtgggggggggggtgtaccTGCTAATACCTACTGGTTATGAAAGTATTGTTGAGGCTTTCATGCCTGAAAGCTGATGATGACTGTAACTACATGCACAGTTCACTGTGTGCCTTTGCCTGCCCATGAGCTAAATATTTATGTTACTgtcttgtttttgctgctgtgaTTCTTTGGTCATAATTAAATATGTCATAATATATAATTGCTAACACCTTAAATTATGTGATGTATGTAAACTGTACACAAAGGTAGGAACATTTTTGTTTGGATTACTCCCTCAGAGCAGTGCAACTTGTTAATAAATGTTATACCCtctatatatatacatattgtGCTTATGACAAATGTGCTTTGCTGTAGCTGTTGACTATTGTTCTGAACCTTTAAACCTCCAGGTTATGGCACTCACGTGGCGATGAGCAGTGATCAGTTTGCTGGTCCGCTCTGCTCCAGTACTTGGCATTGCCACATTTTACTGATCTGGATAAGATTACTCCAAGTTTTCCTGTAAAAGTGAGTTGTGGCATTATGTAAAGTGAGCTTATTGACTACTGGAAACTGTTGAAGGATTAAAACATGGAGAAAGCATAGATATTGATTTGCATTCTCAACATTTCTCTCGTCATCACTGGAGGTAGTCTTGGTGTTAAGAGTTATCAAGACAAATCGTGCAGACACTGCCAATCTTGTCTCCAAAGCCTGGGACTAAGCTTTTCTCCACAGAGTAGAATTTATCAGAGACTGCCTCCAGATATTAGCAGAGTCCTCACTTCACCTCCATCGAACGCTGGGTGTGCCGTTTGTGTCGGTGATCAACAAAGCCAGATTGGTTGACTTGCAAAAGTGCTGGTTGAAGAATGTGACGTGACCACGCCGACCTGGAGAGGCCAGGTTGTTGTGACTGTGTATGATTTCTCACGTGTTGCTCAGAATCAGATTTGTCAAATGGATGAATGGTTAAATTTCCATTTCCTCTTTGGATTTCAGTCTTCCAATCTACCAAGTAAAAAGTCAGCAGCGATTTCAAAACTGCCTGGTAGTGATGAAGAGGATTTGTCACATCCTCAGCTCTGTTGCTATAATATTATGGCTGAATAGAGTTTGACATGTGGAGcacagtttttctgtttctctacCTTGAAGACATCAGAATTTCAGCAGTGTTGCTTGTCTGAGGACAGGTTGTTCCTGCTATTGACTTaatattcatttgcataaacaAGTCAGTATGATGTTTTGTAGTTGAAGTGCTGGTAGCAGAGCGTATTGTGTGATAGTGAGAGCATATTTTGAAAACTTGTTTAACAACTGTTATAATATTGACACAATCTCATGGAAACTGCACCGGTATTTTGAATTTCACAAGCTGTTGTGTTTAAATGTCTCACGTTTTCTTTTCAGGGACCAGTATGCCGAACCAACAGCCTCGGCTGAGCGAGCACACTTCCTGTGGCACGTCCTGCAAGAACGCCAAGGATAAGAGCAACAACACGACTCTGCTGGCGATGCGTGGCTCTGAAGACGCCGACGACTCCAGTGGAAGGGGCTCCCGCTGCAGCTCAGAAAAGGATTCAGGTTATTCGGGTAAATTAAAGCAAATTTAACTCTTAATCCAATTCATTAGGTACACTTTCACTTCAAATACAGAGCGCTTAAACATAAAAGCGTTAATGGCTGAACAGTACAAAGAGGGATTTCATGAACTCCTGGTGATCCGTTGTGTAACTCCCACTTGGGAAAACAAAACGGTTTGCATTCTTCACTGTGGGATAACATGATTAGATGGTGAAAATGCTGGAGTGTCACAGCATGTTTCTCACAGAGCGTATTAATTCGGTTTCCAGCTGCACTCTTCACTTCTGTGTTTCTTGTTCTCCGCAGATGGTTCAGACTGGCATCACACGGATGTGGAAGACCAGCAGAGCAACAAAAACCAATCCAGAGCCGGCGAACACTCACAGGCTTCACAGCCAGGACTAAGTCAAAGGAATCCTGGGAGTGTGTCCAGTATCCCAGCAGGACGCGACCGTCCACCCATCTACATCTTCAAGGACATGGTGCTTCAGCAGGCAAACAGGGTGAGAATAAAGAAAGTGAActatttcacaaaaacacagatgtttgggtgtttgttttgttgacacCTTCTTCACTTTTTCTTGTCCCAGCAACCAAGTGTGATCCAGAGAACTGGGCAGCTGCTCTGGAGAAACGGCATCAGGGAAAGCAGCTTCGCTGCCGCTCCCCACATGATCCTATTCCAGCAGCCCAGACTGGTCCCGGacacgctgcagctccacaaGCCCTCGTTTCAGAGGTCTAATGTCACCGGGAAGAAAGTGAATGGCAGTTACAGCCCCATCCTGAACTCCTACCCCCGCATTGCGCCCCATCCCAGCAAGAAGCCGCCCGATAAATCTTCAGTGACCGCCGAATCCCAGAGCCTGAGCAAGAGGGTGTGTACTGACCCCCAGACTAATGACACATCAGTCACTCAGGGCCTGCCCGAGCAACACTTTCATAAACAACCTAAGTCTGCAGCCtctgcatcttcctcctcagccaGAGACGGTCAGTCCTCGTCTGTGTCTGCTTCCACAAATCAGGGATCCCCGTCTGTTTCCGCTCAGCAGGCCACCCCCGCTTTCCTCGCGAGCAGAGGACACCACAAAGACTCCACCGCGAGCAGCCGCCACCGCCGCTTCCTCAACACGGTGGAAATCCTCAGGCAGTCCGGGCTGCTGGACATCACGCTGCGCACGAAGGAGCTGCTGCGCCAAAGCACGGCCACGGACCGGGGCATCGCTCAGCTGCGGCAGCACGCCGAGCTGCTGTGCCGGGCCGCTGCCGAccccggcggcgccgccgggtGGGAGCACGTGCACGGCGTCATGGACGAGTCGGGTAGCTACCCCGACCTCAGAGCCGCACCGGACTTACGAAGTCCTCCTCATCCAGATTCAGCCAGCCGACCTCAGAGCGACACAGATGCGCTGCAAGCTGCAGAAACCTCATCGCCATCTCCGCCTCCTGCTCAGGACGGCGTACCTGATCAGGACTGTGCTGCATCGCATCAGTCTGCCTCGGAACAAGACCGCAAGCTCAAGGCTGGCGAGAAATGCTCAGACACTGTCGCCGTCACGCCTCCCGACAGCTCGACTGGGTAGGACAGTCTTCCGTGCCTTTT
The sequence above is a segment of the Salarias fasciatus chromosome 14, fSalaFa1.1, whole genome shotgun sequence genome. Coding sequences within it:
- the LOC115401227 gene encoding CLOCK-interacting pacemaker, which produces MPNQQPRLSEHTSCGTSCKNAKDKSNNTTLLAMRGSEDADDSSGRGSRCSSEKDSGYSDGSDWHHTDVEDQQSNKNQSRAGEHSQASQPGLSQRNPGSVSSIPAGRDRPPIYIFKDMVLQQANRQPSVIQRTGQLLWRNGIRESSFAAAPHMILFQQPRLVPDTLQLHKPSFQRSNVTGKKVNGSYSPILNSYPRIAPHPSKKPPDKSSVTAESQSLSKRVCTDPQTNDTSVTQGLPEQHFHKQPKSAASASSSSARDGQSSSVSASTNQGSPSVSAQQATPAFLASRGHHKDSTASSRHRRFLNTVEILRQSGLLDITLRTKELLRQSTATDRGIAQLRQHAELLCRAAADPGGAAGWEHVHGVMDESGSYPDLRAAPDLRSPPHPDSASRPQSDTDALQAAETSSPSPPPAQDGVPDQDCAASHQSASEQDRKLKAGEKCSDTVAVTPPDSSTG